The following proteins come from a genomic window of Rhizobium sp. 007:
- a CDS encoding RidA family protein: protein MSGVCVNMSPANAKPASSPYERLAELGIELPPAPPPIAHFVTHVLEGNILYLSGQGPREANGFLYSGKVGAEIGVEDAYRHARLTGINLLAVMHDALGDLSRVKRVVKLLGMVNAVPQFADHPSVINGCSDLFVDVFGKDTGSHARSAVGFGSLPGNITVEIEAIIALRD, encoded by the coding sequence ATGTCAGGAGTTTGCGTGAACATGTCTCCAGCCAACGCCAAGCCGGCAAGCTCGCCCTATGAAAGGCTTGCCGAGCTCGGTATAGAGCTTCCGCCCGCGCCGCCGCCGATCGCCCATTTCGTGACGCACGTGCTGGAGGGTAATATTCTTTACCTCTCCGGTCAGGGGCCGCGCGAGGCCAACGGCTTTCTATATTCTGGCAAGGTCGGCGCTGAAATCGGCGTCGAGGATGCCTATAGACATGCGCGGCTCACCGGCATCAATCTTCTTGCCGTCATGCATGATGCGCTTGGCGATCTTTCCCGGGTAAAGCGCGTCGTGAAGCTGCTCGGCATGGTCAACGCCGTGCCGCAGTTTGCAGACCATCCAAGCGTCATCAACGGATGCTCGGATCTCTTCGTCGACGTTTTTGGAAAAGACACCGGCAGTCATGCCCGTTCGGCGGTTGGCTTCGGCTCGCTGCCGGGTAACATCACTGTCGAAATCGAGGCGATCATCGCCTTGCGTGATTGA